In Myxocyprinus asiaticus isolate MX2 ecotype Aquarium Trade chromosome 32, UBuf_Myxa_2, whole genome shotgun sequence, one genomic interval encodes:
- the kbtbd2 gene encoding kelch repeat and BTB domain-containing protein 2, with the protein MSEVGERRPVNTDYAVSVLEQLKFFYEQKLLTDITLLVEDNEFPCHKMVLATCSSYFRAMFMSGLSESKQTHVHLRNVDPVTLQTIITYAYTGNLLINDSTVEPLYETACFLQVEDVLLQCRDYLVKKITAENCVRMLSIGDLFSCTELKQSAKRMVEHKFPVVYRQEAFLQLSHELLLDLLSSDNLNVEKEETVREAAMLWLEYNMEARSQYLSSVLSQIRIDALSEVTQRAWFQGLPPNDKSVVVQGLYKSMPKFFKPRLGMTKEEMLIFVETEPPAESHPFMIGPRHAVVCYSPQAEKVYKLSSPPGDLQKVGTLVTPDNDVFIAGGQIPLKSTLASHGSKSGKLQAAYCSVDSFYWLDAQQNAWVAKTPMLCARTKPSLVYCQGFIYAIGGDNVGGELNKRTVERYDCEQDEWSMASPLPCAWSWSTAVMARDCIYVMTHDLMYCYFPRADTWVEMAMRQTSRCFASAAALGEHIFYIGGLHVVGNSGLRLPTSTIDGSSVTVEIYDVNKNEWRLAANIPAKRYSDPCVRAVVLLNTLCIFIRETHLNERAKYALYQYDLELDRWCLRQPVSERVLWDLGKDFRCAVGKLYPSCLEESPWKPPTYLFSPEGAEEFEVDEDMVSLPRL; encoded by the exons AGCCATGTTTATGAGCGGCCTCAGTGAGAGCAAACAGACACATGTTCACCTGAGAAATGTTGACCCTGTAACGCTCCAGACCATCATAACCTACGCTTACACTGGCAACCTGCTCATCAATGACAGCACTGTGGAGCCGCTCTATGAGACGGCCTGTTTCCTTCAG GTGGAAGATGTTTTACTGCAGTGTCGGGATTACTTGGTCAAGAAAATCACTGCTGAAAATTGTGTCCGCATGCTAAGCATCGGTGACCTGTTCAGCTGCACTGAGCTGAAGCAAAGTGCGAAGCGCATGGTGGAGCACAAATTCCCTGTTGTCTACCGTCAGGAGGCCTTTCTGCAGCTCTCACATGAGCTATTGCTGGATCTCCTGAGCAGCGATAATCTCAATGTTGAGAAAGAGGAGACGGTACGTGAGGCGGCCATGCTGTGGCTGGAATACAACATGGAAGCACGTTCTCAGTATCTCTCCTCAGTCCTAAGCCAGATTCGAATTGACGCACTCTCTGAGGTGACCCAACGTGCCTGGTTCCAAGGTCTTCCACCAAATGACAAGTCTGTGGTCGTGCAGGGCCTGTATAAATCTATGCCAAAGTTCTTTAAGCCCAGACTGGGCATGACCAAGGAAGAAATGCTGATTTTCGTAGAGACTGAACCACCAGCTGAAAGCCACCCATTCATGATTGGTCCACGTCATGCGGTCGTCTGTTATAGCCCACAAGCGGAGAAGGTCTATAAACTGAGTAGCCCGCCTGGAGACTTGCAGAAGGTTGGTACACTGGTCACCCCAGACAACGACGTGTTCATTGCCGGTGGACAGATACCATTGAAAAGCACTCTGGCTAGTCACGGCAGCAAGAGTGGCAAGCTGCAGGCAGCCTACTGCTCTGTGGACAGTTTCTACTGGTTGGATGCTCAGCAGAATGCCTGGGTTGCCAAAACACCAATGCTGTGCGCACGCACTAAGCCGTCACTAGTGTACTGTCAGGGTTTTATCTACGCTATTGGTGGTGATAACGTGGGTGGTGAATTGAATAAGCGCACAGTGGAGCGATACGATTGCGAGCAAGACGAATGGAGCATGGCCAGCCCTCTTCCCTGCGCCTGGAGTTGGAGCACGGCGGTAATGGCTCGCGACTGCATCTATGTCATGACTCACGACCTCATGTACTGTTACTTCCCTCGAGCGGACACTTGGGTGGAAATGGCCATGCGACAGACAAGTCGATGCTTTGCTTCTGCGGCTGCATTAGGAGAGCACATCTTTTACATTGGTGGTCTGCACGTGGTGGGCAACTCGGGCTTGCGTCTACCAACTAGCACCATCGATGGCTCTTCCGTTACGGTGGAAATATACGACGTCAACAAAAACGAATGGCGTCTGGCTGCCAACATCCCAGCCAAGCGGTACTCGGACCCCTGCGTGCGTGCGGTGGTGCTACTGAACACGCTGTGCATTTTTATACGTGAGACTCACTTAAACGAGCGGGCAAAATATGCTCTGTATCAGTACGACCTGGAGCTcgatcgctggtgcttgaggcaACCTGTGTCAGAGCGCGTGCTCTGGGACCTTGGTAAAGATTTCCGTTGCGCCGTGGGTAAACTATACCCATCCTGCCTTGAGGAATCTCCCTGGAAGCCGCCCACCTACCTCTTCTCCCCTGAAGGAGCCGAGGAGTTTGAGGTGGATGAGGACATGGTGTCGCTGCCTCGCCTATAG